From the Solanum lycopersicum chromosome 10, SLM_r2.1 genome, one window contains:
- the LOC138338760 gene encoding uncharacterized protein, whose amino-acid sequence MDIAIYVAVDIYVYVDVHIDIDIHVLFNVYIYIDILHFYVEVHVQVYIYVDVHVDVILNVVVYTDFNIGIHIHNNIEIDAYVHVDVDVHVDIDVHIYIDLYIHVHVDVYVDVDVDVHVDIQIDIDFGDNIHLEIYVNVYVDIEDDVYINDHINVHINVEVDVHIHIDVNIDLHVNVEVHVHVDIYVDIHDDVHIEVDVNGCINIDVDVHIDIDVDVYADIYIEVQDYNNPKNIYDK is encoded by the exons ATGGACATTGCCATTTATGTTGCTGTTGACATTTATGTGtacgttgatgttcacattgacattgacattcatgttcTTTTTAATGTTTACATTTACATTGATATTC TTCATTTTTACGTTGAAGTTCATGTTCAAgtttacatttatgttgatgttcatgttgatgttattCTCAACGTTGTTGTTTACACCGACTTCAACATTGGTATTCACATTCACAATAACATTGAGATTGacgcttatgttcatgttgatgttgacgttcatgttgacattgatG TTCACATTTACATTGACTTGTATATTcacgttcatgttgatgtgtacgttgatgttgacgttgacGTGCACGTTGACATTCAAATTGACATTGACTTTGGTGATAACATTCACcttgaaatttatgttaatgtttatgttgacattgAAGATGATGTTTACATTAATGATCACATTAACGTTCACATTAACGTTGAGgttgatgttcacattcacATTGATGTTAACATTGATCTTCACGTTAATGTTGAAGTACATGTTCACGTTgacatttatgttgacattcatGATGATGTTCACATTGAAGTTGATGTTAATGGTTGCATTaacattgacgttgatgttcacattgacattgatgttgacgtttACGCTGATATTTACATTGAAGTTCAAGAttataacaaccctaaaaatatatacgataagtaa
- the LOC138338761 gene encoding uncharacterized protein — MDIDIYVHIIVDKNIDVNIYVDFHDVDVEVDIYVVVDVDVYVYREVHVYVCVDVHIDIDVYIDVDVDVYIHVDINIDVHVDGHVHIHIDVYVDIHDDAHIDVDVSVDVNVDIDIDIYIYFDINVDVYTDIYAEIYVDVYVEVHIHIDVDIDIHVTLNFTFMSTLMLMFTLIFTLVFTFTLTLMYVLTFIFAIYINVDVDVDIHVHIDIDIDVHVDVQIEVHIDGLIHADIDIHIHVDIYVEVDVDVCIYGDVHIYVHSKADIHVYVDIHINVIVHIDVHVNVNINVDIHNYILSYVDFHVYVYIHVNVNIEVYINMNVNVDVHINFNIDVHITIYIDVDIHVYVRVDVEIHVDVDVEVEVDVRVHIDVQDDGYIDIYTNVYDDIHTEIYLHTHIAFNVKVEVHMLMLKLIFMFSLIWTFTYTVTLFFYVYYDIHIDIDVYIDIDVHIYIDVGVNLDNVHVNVNIHVDVHIDVEFDIRIHVDFNVNVHIDVHMHVNIDIHDDVHLDVDVNIDIDIDFHIHIDVDVDVLIDVDIQIDVFIDVHIEVYVDIDVNIHVDVHIDVYIDV, encoded by the exons ATGGACATTGACATTTACGTTCACATTATCGTTGATAAAAACATTGATGTGAACATTTATGTTGACTTTCATG ATGTTGATGTTGAAgttgatatttatgttgttgttgacgTGGATGTTTACGTGTACAGGGAGGTTCATGTTTATGTTTgcgttgatgttcacattgacattgacgtttacattgacgttgat gttgatgtttacattcatgttgacattaacattgacgttcatgttgaTGGTCACGTGcacattcacattgacgtttatgttgacattcatGATGATGCAcacattgatgttgacgttaGTGTTGACGTtaatgttgacattgacattgatatttacATTTACTTTGACATTAATGTTGACGTTTATACTGATATTTATGCTGAGATTTACGTTGATGTTTACGTTGAAGTTCATattcacattgatgttgacattgacattcacgtCACGTTGAACTTCACGTTCATGTCAACATTAATGTTGATGTTCACGTTGATATTTACATTGGTATTCACG TTCACATTAACATTGATGTATGTGTTGACATTCATATTTGCAATTTACATTAatgttgacgttgatgttgacattcacgttcacattgacattgacattgatgttcacgttgATGTTCAAATTGAAGTTCACATCGATGGTCTTATTCATGCTGATATAGACATTCACATTCATGTTGACATTTACGTTgaagttgatgttgatgtttgtATTTACGGTGACGTTCATATTTATGTTCATAGTAAGGCTGACATTCATGTTTATGTGGACATTCACATAAATGTTATTGTAcacattgacgttcacgttAACGTGAACATTAATGTTGACATTCACAATTACATTCTTAGTTACGTTGACTTTCATGTTTATGTGTACATTCACGTTAATGTTAACATTGAAGTTTACATTAACATGAACGTTaatgttgacgttcacattaactttaatattgatgttcacattaccatttacattgacgttgacattcACGTTTACGTTCGAGTTGACGTTGAAATTCAT gttgatgttgatgttgaggtTGAAGTTGACGTTCGggttcacattgacgttcaa GATGACGGTTACATTGACATTTACACTAACGTTTATGATGATATTCACACAGAAATTTATCTTCACACTCATATTGCTTTTAACGTTAAAGTTGAAGTTCAC ATGTTGATGTTGaagttgatttttatgttttcgtTGATATGGACGTTTACATATACAGTGACATTGtttttttatgtgtattatgatattcacattgacattgatgtttacattgacattgatgttcacatttaCATTGACGTTGGTGTTAACCTTGATAACGTTCATGTTAATGTTaacattcatgttgatgttcacatCGACGTTGAGTTTGATATTCGTATTCATGTTGACTTTAATGTTAacgttcacattgatgttcataTGCACGTTAATATTGACATTCATGATGATGTGCACCTTGATGTTGATGTTAATATTGATATTGACAttgattttcatattcatattgacgttgatgttgat GTTCTTATTGATGTTGATATTCAAATTGACGTTTttattgatgttcacattgaggtttacgttgacattgatgttaacattcatgttgatgttcacattgacgtttacattgatgtttaa
- the LOC104649815 gene encoding uncharacterized protein — MHFDIHVHVDIDIEVHIHVDVNVDVHIDIYVDVHMHIHVHVDIHIDVYVYVEVDVNVDVNVYIDIHIYIDVDVYTDVYINVQDDVYLRIDVHIDAQVYVCIEVHVHVDVQIEVDFDIHIHVHIEIHVIVDVGVHIDIKVYVNVYINIDVDVYVYFDTFINVFNTVDIDVTIHVDVKVYSHIHVDVDVNINVYIDICLHVNVHVDVSIDVHTDVHIDIFDIYVKIDVDIHVYVDIDVHIDVGFDVHVDVHIDVPVDVRFDVHVDVHIHIDVDIHVHVHVDVYADIYVDVYFHIDVYIHIDVDVEFTFMLRFTFTLIFTFTFIVTFMFMLKFTLTLILMLMFTLILMFTLTLMLMFMMNSHLCVHIDVHVQDDVCVDICVDIDGNVDVDVDVDVDIDIDIHVDVCVHIILMITFMSTFMYDVYIDVHIHVEVLIDVEVNVRIHIDLNVDVDVNVYVEIHDDVHINVDVDIDIDINVHINIDIDVSTDVYIKVQVDIDVHVYVDVDVYADVYIEVQADVYIDIDVYIVVYVHIHVKVQVYVYLDIHVHVKVNVDVHIDIRIDVNINADIFVDIHIDVDVDVPVPIDVDVHILIDVYIVIDIDFYIDINGDVNDYVIDIYVYIDVYIEVYIHVHVYVQIYIDIHVDIYVCVHIAIDIDVHVGTDTYIDIDIHIDVDVDVNILIDFYTYIDSNINVDVQVDVHVDVQVEVHLDDHVHIHIYIDVHVDVDFEFDIYVDVHIDVDVKVDVQIGIHIDGDIHLDIDFHVNANIHVDVHVNVSIDVHIVI; from the exons ATGCACTTTGACATTCACGTTCACGTTGATATTGATATTGAAGTTCACATTCACGTTGATGTAAacgttgacgttcacattgataTTTACGTAGATGTTCACATGCACATCCacgttcatgttgacattcacattgatgtttatgtttatgttgaagTTGATGTTAACGTTGACGTTAATgtttacattgacattcatatttacattgacgttgatgtttaTACTGATGTTTACATTAACGTTCAAGATGACGTTTACCTTCGCATTGACGTTCATATTGATGCTCAAGTTTATGTTTGCATTGAAGTTCATGTTCATGTTGACGTTCAAATTGAGGTTGACTTTGACATTCACATTCATGTTCACATTGAAATTCACGTTATCGTTGATGTTGGCGTACATATTGACATTAAG GTTTACGTTAATGTTTACATtaatattgatgttgatgtttacGTTTATTTTGACACTTTTATCAACGTTTTCAATACTGTTGACATTGATGTTACCATTCATGTTGATGTTAAGGTTTACAGTCATATTCATGTTGACGTTGACGTAAACATAAATGTTTACATTGACATTTGCCTTCATGTTAATGTTCACGTTGATGTTTCTATTGATGTTCACACtgacgttcacattgacattt TTGATATTTACGTTAAAattgatgttgacattcacgtttacgttgacattgatgttcacattgacgttgGCTTTGACGTTcacgttgatgttcacattgacgttcCAGTTGATGTTCGCTTTGACGTTcacgttgatgttcacattcacattgacgttgacattcACGTTCATGTTCATGTTGACGTTTATGCTgacatttatgttgatgtttactTTCACATCGATGTTTACattcacattgatgttgatgtgGAATTCACATTTATGTTGAGGTTCACGTTCACGTTAATATTCACTTTTACATTTATAGTGACGTTCATGTTTATGTTGAAgtttacattgacgttgatattgatgttgatgttcacgttaatattgatgtttacattgacgttgatgttaaTGTTCATGATGAATTCACATTTATGTGTTCACATCGACGTTCATGTTCAAGATGATGTTTGCGTTGACATTTGTGTTGACATTGATGGAAATGTTGACGTTGACGTCGATGTAGATGTTGACATTGATATTGACATTCACGTTGATGTTTGTGTTCACATTATCCTAATGATAACATTTATGTCAACGTTTATGT ATGACGTTTATATTGATGTTCATATTCACGTTGAAGTTCTCATTGACGTTGAGGTTAATGTTCGCATTCACATTGACCTGAATGTTGACGTTGATGTTAATGTTTATGTTGAAATTCACGATGATGTGCATATTAACGTTGATGTTgatattgacattgacattaatgttcatattaacattgacattgacgtttCCACTGATGTTTATATTAAAGTTCAA gttgacattgatgttcatgtttACGTTGACGTTGATGTTTATGCTGATGTTTACATTGAAGTTCAAGCTGATgtttacattgacattgacgtttACATTGTGGTTTACGTTCACATTCATGTTAAGGTTCAAGTATACGTTTATCTTGACATTCATGTTCATGTTAAAGTtaatgttgatgttcacattgacattcgCATTGACGTAAACATTAACGCTGACATTTTTGTTGATattcacattgacgttgatgttgatgttccTGTTCCtattgacgttgatgttcacattctCATTGACGTTTACATTGTTATTGACATTGACTTTTACATTGATATTAACGGAGACGTCAATGATTATGTTATTGACATTTATGTGTacattgatgtttacattgaagtttacaTTCATGTTCACGTTTACGTTCAAatttacattgacattcatgttgatatttaCGTTTGTGTTCACATTGCaattgacattgacgttcatgttgGCACTGATACTtatattgacattgacattcacattgatgttgatgttgatgttaatATTCTCATAGATTTTTACACTTACATTGATAGTAACATTAATGTTGACGTTCAAGTTGATGTTCACGTTGACGTTCAAGTAGAAGTTCACCTTGACGATCACGTTCATATTCACATTTatattgatgttcatgttgacgttgactttgaatttgacatttatgttgacgttcat ATTGACGTTGACGTTAAAGTTGATGTTCAAATTGGCATTCACATTGATGGTGATATTCATTTAGACATTGACTTTCACGTTAATGCTAACATTCACGTTGACGTTCATGTTAATGTTAgcattgatgttcacattgtCATTTAA